The nucleotide sequence TTGcctgaaaacataaaaagtgcATTTGTGTTGTACTGTTGTCTTAACTTTGTTAGTTTTGACTGTCTCTCAGTTTACCGggatttattcttcttctttattcgcTTTTTCGCGGTTTGTAGTGCGACTGATTTGCTTATcctctatttatttattgtattgattcgttctacaaattcatttaaactaatttattaCATACACCACTTATGAGTTACATCGAAACATTTTACAAATGTAACCGTCATTTAACTCTAGTAATGTTTCAAGTTACATGGCATATTATCCAAATACTCTCTGATTCATagagagtgtcattttgacacaatgtatacagattaagaaaattatataaatttctattttaccttttataaatacattaaaacaatttctctttctaattaataaaagcTGAAATAGTAggaataaaaataagatttaatattaaaaactgcattgaaaatataaaatgacactctttttgttacaaaaaaaactgtgtcaaaatgacattcTTTATGAAACAGAGTGAGTAACAACTAAGACCATCTCTAGTGGGAGTATGTAAGCaaatatttaggtataaaacagataaaaataaataaaaaattgttgataAGCTAAGAAATATATCTTAGCTAAGCAATTTGAGGGTTAATTCTTACAGGCACGTGTTTACCTGTGAATGGGTAGAGTTTTAGTTTTAgtgagtaaaagaaaaaaaaattgcaccTTATTCTGTAAATTCTTCTTCACTGAAGTATGTTCTTGTCGATTTGCAAAGAATGTTATGCCATTGCAGTAATTAATCTGAATTGGATTTCCGAAACTGTAAGTTACTATCTAAAGACTTTTAGAAATGGTGATTAGGTAGATCTATGTAACAACTTTTTTGCGATCTAGTTTTGTGATTGTTGTGCAATAAGAGGATGTTTGAGAGTTAGACtgaatttttgatttgttttgagtGTTGCTTATAAAACAAgttctttgaaatttttttttaaagttagtttaGAAATTTTGTTAGAACTTTATCATTGAAGggataaattttatatttctttttttttaaatttagttttttttaatttttgtaataaaaatattgcTAACAAACTTGTTAAAAAATGGTTTAAGTAGAGATGAGAGACACTAGTATTTTTCCCACGAGGCTTCACAGATGAGATACATCATAGATGTGAAGATGTGATGTTGTGGGGTCCCAACATTTCGTACGGACCCCTCGTGGCCGGCTCACCAACTCATCCAGACACAACTTAAAACGACCAAACTTAGTTGCTTACTTGCTGTCTGCCAGcgaaatcataaaattaaaacacgacattttttattaaaaagaccAAGAATATCCAAAAGAGTACAAAATCAACAATAGCAATGTGAGAAAAGAATCATTCTTCCAAAATTCTCACttgcatacaaaaaaaaaaaaacaagagaacttaaaaaaaaacaaatctttctgtttttttctttctcgtatAAGCACCAAAACTTCATCTTCTcacaaacccaaaccaacaccGACACCAACCAAACATGTGTATTTGGGGAATCATACCAAATTTTCCCCCAATGACACTCTTTTCACTAACAGTTTCATCCTTCCCTCCTTAATATACACTTCCTACCGTCAAGatagaaattttcattttgtaactTGTGAAGGATGGACCCGACCCATCATCATCCCTCTCGAAAAAAGAATTGATGAAAAATGCAAAAGAGAAAAGCTTTTTAAACACATAAATGCAAAACTGACGACGCTTTGTAGTGAAGACAGAGCTCACAAGACTGTAGATGAACAAAGAGACCGGATTGGAGTGGTTTCAGGAGGAAAGCATGGATTGGAGAGCTAGCTGCTGCTCGGGTTTCAGTGTTGACCATGTTGATGCCAATGCCGATGGTGGCAGTGTCTGTTGAAGTTGCCTTAATATATTGATCATACGACCTGCTGTCTCTTCTGTCACCACATTTGTCCCTGTAAGCACCTGGCCGCCAATAGACACATTGATTTCTCTATTAGTACGATAAATGCAAAAGATCAAGGTATAAAAATTGTCCATGAAAAGCATTAACTAAACAAACCTCGGCAAATATTAATAAGATTTTCGGAAGATACTGGTTATTGGGGCCTAAAATGTCCACATCTTGCCTGCAAGTTTATCAGCAACCAAGGGCGTTTTAGaacaaggaaaaataaaataagaggtAAGTAACTTAGAATCCACATTGCTTACCTCTCAACCATTGAGCAGAGCTGTTCATGAACCAATTTGGCTTCAATGACATCATTACTTAGAGGTAAACAGTTCAACCATGCAGGAAGTacctaaaaaaatcaaaacaaggtAACTTGTGAATCACTGGAAGCAACCACATGTATTAGTGCCATCGCGAAACCTTGTAAGTATCATAAGCTACCTGAGAGGAATCGATACTGTCACGGTGAAATTGGCAGATCTTTCCCACTGCGGACACAGCATTATCATATGCCATTGCATTGTCAGATTGCCGAGCATTTGGCTGCTGTATCACAACATTTAATCTTGACAGAGCCTCTGTTGAAACAAAAACATCGGTTATTTAActgcaaaatataaatcaaaccCCCAAAAACTACCAGCAGGCAAAAGAATACCATACCTCCAACAAGAGGCTTGAATACAGATCCACCAAACTCAGCACAAACACCAAGCCCATACACGGCAGCCTGTCGAACTTCTGGGCTCTCGTCATTGCAAGCTTCCAGTACAAATGGAAGATAGGTATCATAATATCTGCGCAGCGAATATAAGGTAGACACCACATAAGAACGCTGAAAACTGAAAATGTACAATGATTCAATGAATGTGTATCCTTACTTATAGGCAGCATCACGGCATTGTTCAGCTACATCATCAAAAATGCATATAGCAATCCTTCTCTCTTCAGCTGTTTTATCCCTTCCCTGAATTAAACAAATACACATCCCAAAACTAACAATCAATAGCAAAACAGAAAACCCAAGGCGAACTAAGACTAATATTGTATCAGAGCAATGGCAACAGCCACAGATTTAGAAACTAAAACTATATTCACCTGAACCAGAGGGCCAAAAatttctaaacttctaacaaaatacaaaatactatactatatttattcatatatatgttaGGTACAAGCTTCTGGAAATAATAAAAACCACCTACACTGacaaagcaaaagcaaaagataCTCTTGAATATGAAAATTCTCCACTTAGTATCACCCAGCACCTAAAATAGAAGACTTTTAGTGATGAGCGCAACTTACCCACATAGGAGTTAAGTAAGAGGATAATTCATCGAAGAATGGCAGGAATGAGGCTTTGAATGTCTTAACCAGTGTTCCCAATATTTCACCGACCTGTATTTCAAAAAcgaaaaatttaataaaaacattgaCAACAGTATATTTCAATTTAATAAGAGTGGATCACAAAAAAACTAACTTGATCAAAAATTTCTTCCTCTTGCTCATTTTCCTCTTTAATAAGCTCTCCCTCTTCAGCGTCAAAGTCTTCCGCAGTGGCCCTCTCTCCCCTCTCTCGCTTCCTACTAGAGCTTGCTGTCATAACTTGCTTTATCTCATCAACTATGGATCTAATTTTCCCTTCATCCAAAAGATTTCCGGAGATCTGGAATACAGTCACAGGTTATGAGATACCATTTTATCAATGTAATCCTATGATTTACTCTACGACGGCACATAATTAAGACTTCTTCAATATAAGCTCTATATAGTTTACTCTAAACCTAAGGAAAGGATGAAAATAAGGACAGCTGAAATTGCAACATTATTCATCACTCTCGATACTCTATGCTCAGAAGGAATGAATAAGTGATGaagtaaagaaaacataaaaagccAGTCTGGCTTTCCAAATACAAGCAACTACATATGTGACCTAAATTAATAAGAAATTAGCATGACTACCAGGGAAAGTACAGCATTCAAGAAGCACATAAAAAAGAAGGCCCAAGTTACACCAAATTTGCTAATGAAAATTTACCTGCAAGCATTCATTGATAGCTTCCAACATACTCACACAGATCTCTGTATCAGGTTCCTACATAAAATCCAGTCATCCACCCGATCAACATAGTGAAGCAAAgccaaaagagagaagaaaaaaaaacagaacagacacTAACTTTATGCAAAGCTTCCAGCATGGCTGGAATAATGTAGTCAGAAAGCTGCTTCAAATAGGATAAATCGCGCCCATCAGATTTTCCTTTCTCTATAGCCAACTTGGCTGAGCGCATTAGTTCCGGCATGgctagagagagaaaattatCCAATTTCTTAGAAACTTGTAAATGAACAAAATATAGATTATAGACGATATATTTTCTGATATACCTGACACAGCTGCTCTTCTAACTTCTTCGTGAAAATAGAATTTCAGTAAAGGGACCAGTGTAGGTGCAACCTATAGTATAAAAATTCAGTCTACACGATGATCCCAACAACAATGCCAAATATTGAGACAATTTGGAGTTATTTAACCACACTAACCTGATCAATCCAAGGAAAAAATCCTTCTTTCAACTCATCGGCATAGCAACAAAGCATGTTGCAAGCCGTTGCCTTTTCCTCTAGAACACTTGTTTTGATCCCTATTCTTTTGTCTCCCAGGATAATGGTCTCCATGCTGCATCAATAGATGGAATTAGCAAAAACATTATGCATGTTACTTgttatgtaaaacaaaacaaaaataatcttaaAACATATCATTTCATTATATGGACAGTATCTGAGCATAGTTaaatatttcaagaaaagagaaatgCAGGAAAGCTGCACCTCCAACAACATAGAGAAGATTAGTTTTTCTATGCATCAGAATTACATAAAAGCAAGGTATAGAGATATGATAACAATCAGATGAAGTGTCAAGAAGAATGTAAACCTTTCATCATCAGAAtcctctgcttcatcttctGAATCAGCAGATGTAATTGTTACATCTGGCTTAAGTTGAGCTGACTGAAGCAAAGGAGGCATCACAACAGTCATGTACGGGAGGAAGTCTTGACCCAGACACTTGCAAAGCCTAGCCCATGCCTACGAAAATGTAAGGTAACTGTAAGCAAGCGATCTTACCTACTTAAGTTTATAAATAACATGGAGACCTAGCATATTATAAGAATTCACCTGTAACATGTAACTTGTTATTGGATCGTCTGCCTCCATCTCAGACCCTTGCAAGGACATTAGCACTTCCATGACCTGGCATGGACATGTGAAATATTTTCATACGACAGTGAATAGGATTACTGCATATAGCATCCGTTCTAATAGCAAGTAAAGTTTGATTTGACCCACGCATAGCATACCTGCCTAGCATCATCCCTAAATCTGTCCTTTCCAACTGCCATTCCAACAAGACTAATGCACTCCATGGATTTGGCACGAAGCATCCTCTTAGATTTGTCAGTTGCATTCATCAAAATAGTTTTGAGATAAGGCATGACAGCATCATAATACTTTTGAAAGTGGTCCTACAAATTTAGATTATGTTAGATCAAGAGTTGCATGTAAGGAAAACAATAGTTGTTACACAACTTCTTTATAGATACCTGTGATGAATCAGCAACTGAAGCAAGAGCAGTTAAGGCTCCTTCTTGGACCATTTGTTTACCATTCTATAAGAAGCACCATTATAATCCCAAGTCAATCATTTAAACTCAACAGAATGCAAGATATATGCtcttttttagttatatatattagaaaataaagtaCGCAATGGACTTACTTGTAGTAGCACAAGCAACTTGCTCACTACTCCGTCTAAGTAAGGTGCCAATATTTCAGGTGTACAATTTTCACTGAAGTTGAGTACTGCTGAAGCAGCATGAGCCTACATGCAAAGGTCACAAGGTACTGCTTTAGGAAGTGTCAGAAGATTATAATCTCAGAGAAACAAGGGATTTTTACCTGCACTCGTGGATTCTGGAAGTCATCCATAGCAGCAGCAAGTGCGGGGAGCACTCTCTCATGATGTTGGTTTTGCAGATCTGGACCCAAATCCGTAGACAGTTGTCCAATCGCATTTATAGCAGCCCACCTTACTCGAGGATGAGGACTTTGAAACTGGCTCAAAACCATGGCCACCACTTGCTCTAGATTTTTTATCATTACCTATATCAAAGTTCAGGATATTAGATATCGGACTGAAAACCCCAAAGTGATGTATGTGCTTGGCAAGTCCTCCCAAGATAAATCAACTCAGAATCAATCTTTATCTAAcatctaattaaaacaaaaaaacaatgaaacaataAAGGAAAAAAGTGACTTAAGACAGGTTATTCAACTGCTACCACTGAAAGTTATACCTTTGAGCAACCTTCAGCAATCTGAGCAAGTGCAATCAAAGAAGCATGGTGTTTCTGCCATTCAGAAGCAGTCAAATAAGCAGAAAACTGCTGATATGCAACCGGAACAATGGTGTTTCCTCCCAAAGAAATTGCTAACCGATCCAAACACTCTTGACCCATGCTGTAGTTGCTAGTCTCGCCGGCATCTTCATCCTCAGTCTCAGCGCTGTACCAAGCAGGATCGTCCTCAATATCCTCGAGCATCTTCATAAGGACAGCGAACAACCTGTCGATGAACTGAGGGAGTTTCCTAACCATCCCTGGGGCACGCTCACGCGCCTCAGCCAAAGTAACCAAAAACTCAATCGCAAGATGACGCGTACTTTCCTCCAAGGAATCAGCCTCTGCGATCTGAAGCATCGAAGTAACAATGTCGAGAAGCTGCCTTCTAAGGAACCGTGGCTCAGTACCAGCCAATTCAATCAAAAGTTCAAGTGCCTCCTGTGCAGTTGCTTCGTTCCCGTTGTTGAGAGATTCGGTCAACGTCCTGATCATGGCAGGCAGAACATCTTGGAATCTATCTCTCTCCATTGAGTTGGAGAGACACTGAACGAAACTAATGACGGCGTTGAGAGCTGCGATTTTGACATCGGAGCTTGCAGAGTCACTACTCAAACACTGGAGGAACACGGTGTGGAGAGGCTTGATGTGAGGAGTCAGAGTCTCCCCAACGTACTGAGACAATTGCGCAAAGATTAAAAACGCCGATTCCTGCAATTTAGGGGAATCAGATTGAACACACTGGAAAACAAACGGAAGCAACTCCGGCCATCCATTCTCCGGTAAAATCCCCGATGCGAGTTCAGAGACTGTATCGCAAATCTTCTTAGAGATCGATTTGGCTTCCTCGCGCTGAATACAAGACAACATCGAAGATTTGAGGGAGGATTGAGTGGCGAGGGAGAGACGAGGCCATAGATAAGCGTCGTCACGCGTTAACAGCTTCCGGAGAAGCACGGCGGCCATGGCACGACCTTCGGGATGAGGAgaaagctgaagaagatgagctAGCTTCAAGGCGAGGGTATCGGGATTGCTTTGCTTAGCGAGATTGAATAGAGCCTCAGCGGAGGAACGTTGCTCGTTGGAAGAAGACATGAGGTGAGAGATTAGCGTCTCGAACGGCGCCGAATCGGAACCGAGGACCATCGCGAGTTGCGCCTGTTGAAGCTGGTTCGCCTCGGTAGCCATGGCAGATGGCGGCGGGAAAAACTAGGGTTAAAAAGtggctagagagagagagagaggcggaATGAGGAGAGGAGCGAAGAGGGATGAGGTTTGTGAAGagataattatatttcttttctttttttcttttttttttctcccaagTATTATGTATTCGTGATTTGAGGTGGAGTGGGCCGTAGCGACAATTAAATTaaggggaaaaataaaaagtaagcAATGATATGTGATTAGCTGTATTTCTTTCAAGGGTGGATCATAAATTGATCACCAATGCCTGTTTTCCTTGTTATGAATTCAAAAGTTAAGGTTTTCTATTATTTCCTagatttaataaataaaaccacCAACTTTTAAGTAAATATAAagattttatgattattattttcttccattttccttactccaacaaaaaaaaaacggttgACATTGGCTTGATTATACATCAAATGACAGAATCTTAtaacttttgtaaataaataaaaatgataaaaatatataattattaattaatcttGATATATTTGATACGCGTGTTCAAAATGTGGTTTTACTAAGTCTGATATTGAATTAAATGTAATCGTAACGAGTGAATATAATAatgattaatttgatttaaattaataaatttttattatatattgatttatatataaaaggtaTTTGAAAAGGTAAAAGTCTTAATATTCACGAAACTtttacttaacaaaaaaaaaagataaatcctatatgtatttatataatttattttcacacaatattattttgtatttaaatagCAATCAAACCAATTTTGAAGCATGTTGTATCGGGTTTACAAAGTGTATTTGTTATATGGTAAAAATGTACattttatactatatagtatatttatatataaataaactatttGATATAACatttcttgttttagttttaagttttaacaaatacactaggatttaacccgcggtacaccgcgggacaatatttttaattttataaaatttaaaatttttattgtatttatttgttattttattattgttttattaattttaaaaatataaaaatttacaggtatttgatataagtattcaaagtatatgatttttgtagtgttttcaaggttttaacccgtgtagtatatgt is from Camelina sativa cultivar DH55 chromosome 20, Cs, whole genome shotgun sequence and encodes:
- the LOC104770352 gene encoding importin-5 → MATEANQLQQAQLAMVLGSDSAPFETLISHLMSSSNEQRSSAEALFNLAKQSNPDTLALKLAHLLQLSPHPEGRAMAAVLLRKLLTRDDAYLWPRLSLATQSSLKSSMLSCIQREEAKSISKKICDTVSELASGILPENGWPELLPFVFQCVQSDSPKLQESAFLIFAQLSQYVGETLTPHIKPLHTVFLQCLSSDSASSDVKIAALNAVISFVQCLSNSMERDRFQDVLPAMIRTLTESLNNGNEATAQEALELLIELAGTEPRFLRRQLLDIVTSMLQIAEADSLEESTRHLAIEFLVTLAEARERAPGMVRKLPQFIDRLFAVLMKMLEDIEDDPAWYSAETEDEDAGETSNYSMGQECLDRLAISLGGNTIVPVAYQQFSAYLTASEWQKHHASLIALAQIAEGCSKVMIKNLEQVVAMVLSQFQSPHPRVRWAAINAIGQLSTDLGPDLQNQHHERVLPALAAAMDDFQNPRVQAHAASAVLNFSENCTPEILAPYLDGVVSKLLVLLQNGKQMVQEGALTALASVADSSQDHFQKYYDAVMPYLKTILMNATDKSKRMLRAKSMECISLVGMAVGKDRFRDDARQVMEVLMSLQGSEMEADDPITSYMLQAWARLCKCLGQDFLPYMTVVMPPLLQSAQLKPDVTITSADSEDEAEDSDDESMETIILGDKRIGIKTSVLEEKATACNMLCCYADELKEGFFPWIDQVAPTLVPLLKFYFHEEVRRAAVSAMPELMRSAKLAIEKGKSDGRDLSYLKQLSDYIIPAMLEALHKEPDTEICVSMLEAINECLQISGNLLDEGKIRSIVDEIKQVMTASSSRKRERGERATAEDFDAEEGELIKEENEQEEEIFDQVGEILGTLVKTFKASFLPFFDELSSYLTPMWGRDKTAEERRIAICIFDDVAEQCRDAAYKYYDTYLPFVLEACNDESPEVRQAAVYGLGVCAEFGGSVFKPLVGEALSRLNVVIQQPNARQSDNAMAYDNAVSAVGKICQFHRDSIDSSQVLPAWLNCLPLSNDVIEAKLVHEQLCSMVERQDVDILGPNNQYLPKILLIFAEVLTGTNVVTEETAGRMINILRQLQQTLPPSALASTWSTLKPEQQLALQSMLSS